In Nymphaea colorata isolate Beijing-Zhang1983 chromosome 5, ASM883128v2, whole genome shotgun sequence, one genomic interval encodes:
- the LOC116255003 gene encoding zinc finger protein 3-like translates to METHHGDLSSRSEDMDSSQARPYGCFFCKRGFSTAQALGGHMNIHRRDRAKQKQQPAATTHATSSVLLSPRNISFPHSATLKINGSRSIPTCNGGESEASRIMRWPWSCYIGDGNGGRHEEIDGVRRPIRQLPLLVDWSCGDGGHGGEHPLKNTAELLTPVTVEEELDLELRLGPCGGGNGEKRRPCMEVQELPRP, encoded by the coding sequence atGGAAACCCACCATGGCGACCTGAGTTCGAGGTCAGAGGACATGGACTCAAGCCAGGCCAGGCCCTATGGCTGCTTTTTCTGCAAGAGAGGCTTCTCAACAGCTCAGGCTTTGGGCGGGCACATGAACATCCACAGGAGAGACAGGGCTAAGCAGAAGCAGCAACCAGCTGCAACCACCCATGCAACTTCCTCTGTCCTCCTTAGTCCTCGGAATATTTCCTTCCCCCACAGTGCAACTCTGAAAATCAATGGGAGCCGTTCAATCCCAACCTGTAATGGTGGAGAATCAGAAGCTTCTAGGATTATGAGATGGCCATGGAGTTGTTATATAGGGGATGGAAATGGTGGTCGCCATGAGGAGATTGATGGTGTGAGGAGGCCGATTAGGCAACTGCCATTGCTTGTGGACTGGTCCTGTGGAGATGGTGGCCATGGAGGGGAGCATCCCTTAAAGAATACTGCTGAGTTACTGACACCAGTAACCGTGGAGGAGGAACTCGACCTGGAGCTGAGGCTTGGTCCCTGTGGCGGTGGGAATGGGGAGAAGAGGAGGCCCTGCATGGAAGTCCAGGAGCTGCCCCGTCCATGA
- the LOC116254884 gene encoding zinc finger protein 10-like yields the protein MEGTRYWTWSRRNFGVSRDQSAASFHGSSWEEQAFAEDSSGLLGGCIWPPRSYSCTFCRREFRSAQALGGHMNVHRRDRARLRRSPSLQNEGSHNPCGFLDLHQYQPEVCSLVYPNPNPNPNPNPNPSVVPSTKASAPPTSCCNESNGNFCEQTLTLSCQKPSSFPSSTKVSNPFTVQIVSVPVDAKFKGDLNCDAPKQEDKNGSSDSFCRRRKVDLEALDSDDEGAVSRKKARTSTTSTLPLFIRQSTVSSEALIGQHCLQTEVLGRTQLVIEELDLELRLGQRPKVK from the coding sequence ATGGAAGGCACCAGGTATTGGACTTGGAGCAGGAGAAATTTTGGTGTTTCAAGGGATCAATCAGCTGCATCTTTCCATGGCTCTTCATGGGAGGAGCAAGCTTTTGCAGAAGACTCATCTGGTCTCTTGGGAGGGTGCATATGGCCTCCCAGGTCTTACTCTTGCACCTTCTGCAGGAGAGAGTTCAGGTCAGCTCAGGCCTTAGGTGGCCATATGAATGTTCACAGGAGAGATAGAGCCAGACTGAGGAGATCTCCAAGCTTGCAGAATGAAGGAAGCCATAACCCATGTGGTTTCTTAGATCTTCATCAATACCAACCTGAGGTATGCTCCCTTGTGTACCCTAACCCTAatcctaaccctaaccctaaccctaatcccAGTGTTGTTCCATCCACTAAGGCTTCTGCACCACCTACCTCCTGCTGCAATGAGTCCAATGGCAATTTCTGTGAACAGACGCTCACCCTTTCTTGCCAAAAGCCATCTTCGTTTCCTTCTTCTACCAAGGTCTCCAACCCTTTCACTGTTCAGATAGTTTCTGTTCCTGTTGATGCAAAGTTCAAGGGGGATCTCAATTGTGATGCCCCAAAGCAGGAGGACAAAAATGGTTCATCAGATTCATTCTGCCGGCGCCGGAAAGTCGATTTGGAGGCTTTGGACAGTGATGATGAAGGTGCTGTCAGCAGGAAGAAAGCAAGGACCTCCACCACTAGCACTTTGCCATTGTTCATCAGGCAGAGTACTGTGTCATCTGAAGCCCTTATTGGGCAACACTGTCTTCAAACTGAGGTTCTGGGTAGAACGCAGTTAGTCATTGAGGAGCTGGATCTTGAGCTCAGGCTTGGGCAAAGGCCCAAGGTCAAGTAA